CGCAAAGTCGCTGGTCTTATTTTAGCTCTCATTGGAACGATCCTGTTAGTAAGGGGCGAGGACAATGGTCTCGAGCATGGAGCAATGATCGGGAATTTGCTCGTGCTTACCTCCGCCGTCTCTTATTCATTCTCCGGCGTTCTCGCAAAGAAAGAATTGGCAACAAATGAACCAGCGATCGTCAACTGTTGGAGCCTCATTACAGGTTCCTTGATCCTATCTCTTGCAATTCCATTGGAGGAGAATAATGGTGTGGCGATTCCTCCAGATATCGTTCTCATCATCCTCTTTCTCGCGCTTTTCCCAGGTTGCATCGCGTTTCTCCTATACTATCAGGTATTAAAGGAACAAAGTCTGAGCTCGATCTCCTATTTCCTTTATCTGATACCCTTGTTCTCGACAATGATATCGATTCCGATGCTCGGGGAAACGGTCACTTTGAAAACCGCCCTATTTGCCATACTTATTATAGCGGGTGTGGCCATTTCTCAATATAATCCTTTAGGTGATGGAGAAAAGAAAAATGACGTTGGAAAAGCTCGGAATTCCCGATGATGTCGTCAAAGTCTTGAAAAAGGACGGGATCGTCAATTTATATCCACCGCAAGCGGAGGCGCTCCCCTACGCGCTGGCAGGCAAGAGTCTCGTGCTCGCAGTTCCGACTGCCAGTGGAAAATCCCTGGTCGCCTATCTCGCGGCACTCAAGCATGTATTGGAGCGTGGCGGAAAAGTCCTTTACATCGTTCCGCTTAGAGCACTCGCAACAGAGAAATACGAAGACCTGAAGAAGTTCGAGGAACTGGGAATTAGAGTGGAAATGTCCGTGGGCGACTTTGATACGCCTGATCCCGAGCTCGAAAGATTTGATATTATCGTTGCGACATCTGAAAAAGCGGATTCCTTACTTCGCCATAGAAGTCGATGGCTCGAAAGAATCTCGCTTGTTGTGGCCGATGAAATCCACCTCATCCACGATCCTGAGCGTGGACCGACCCTCGAGATCACGCTTGCCCGCTTCCGATTATTCAACCCAAACATACAAATCATTGCCCTCTCCGCGACTATCAAAAACTCGAAGGAACTCGCCGATTGGTTAAACGCGATTCACATCT
The sequence above is drawn from the Methanomassiliicoccales archaeon genome and encodes:
- a CDS encoding DMT family transporter codes for the protein MMGKKSSALALLAAVLMWSSSFPLLKLCIGYLPPITLAAIRYLVAASFMFLIVVTIRGKKETIQKFSDNWKKLTLLGFIGIALPNAALNLGLQYTTASLSSIIQASGPAFTIVLAVLILGDKLTPRKVAGLILALIGTILLVRGEDNGLEHGAMIGNLLVLTSAVSYSFSGVLAKKELATNEPAIVNCWSLITGSLILSLAIPLEENNGVAIPPDIVLIILFLALFPGCIAFLLYYQVLKEQSLSSISYFLYLIPLFSTMISIPMLGETVTLKTALFAILIIAGVAISQYNPLGDGEKKNDVGKARNSR